The Streptomyces sp. NBC_01689 genome includes a window with the following:
- the mtrA gene encoding two-component system response regulator MtrA, with protein sequence MMSFMKGRVLVVDDDTALAEMLGIVLRGEGFEPSFVADGDKALAAFRETKPDLVLLDLMLPGRDGIEVCRLIRAESGVPIVMLTAKSDTVDVVVGLESGADDYIVKPFKPKELVARIRARLRRSEEPAPEQLAIGDLVIDVAGHSVKREGQSIALTPLEFDLLVALARKPWQVFTREVLLEQVWGYRHAADTRLVNVHVQRLRSKVEKDPERPEIVVTVRGVGYKAGPS encoded by the coding sequence ATCGTGCTGCGTGGTGAAGGTTTTGAGCCGTCTTTCGTAGCCGACGGCGACAAGGCGCTGGCCGCTTTCCGTGAGACCAAGCCCGATCTTGTGCTTCTGGACCTGATGCTTCCCGGCCGGGACGGCATCGAGGTGTGCCGCCTGATCAGGGCGGAGTCCGGGGTGCCGATCGTGATGCTCACGGCGAAGAGCGACACCGTCGATGTCGTGGTGGGCCTCGAATCGGGCGCCGACGACTACATCGTGAAGCCGTTCAAGCCGAAGGAGCTGGTGGCCCGGATCAGGGCGCGGCTGCGCCGCTCCGAGGAGCCGGCGCCGGAGCAGCTGGCCATCGGCGACCTCGTGATCGACGTCGCCGGGCACTCCGTGAAGCGGGAGGGGCAGTCCATCGCGCTGACCCCGCTGGAGTTCGATCTCCTGGTGGCGCTGGCCCGCAAGCCCTGGCAGGTGTTCACCCGTGAGGTGCTCCTGGAGCAGGTGTGGGGCTACCGGCACGCGGCGGACACCCGTCTGGTGAACGTCCACGTCCAGCGGCTGCGCTCCAAGGTCGAGAAGGACCCGGAGCGGCCGGAGATCGTGGTGACCGTCCGCGGTGTCGGCTACAAGGCGGGGCCGAGCTGA
- the mtrB gene encoding MtrAB system histidine kinase MtrB has product MSRDSAASAPGQPGNRAERPVGRTMTGSRWERFTAGGLLQGGVKGSPVLRLFIRWVRRPLLPVMRLWRRNIQLKIVVTTLLMSLGVVLLLGFVVIGQVRNGLLDAKVRASQSQATGGFSVAKQKADATATANGGDAGSGPDDRPSKNVSQWMSDLVVSLSSGGQGAFDVVTLSSGAAGSGGAGLGPRSSGDVDPTLSVPENLRTRVDSSTLAAQSYTRVVYKDGSQSQPALVVGKQVNDPNGDPYQLYYLFPLTQEEKSLSLVKGTLATAGLFVVVLLGAIAWLVVRQVVTPVRMAAGIAERLSAGHLQERMKVTGEDDIARLGEAFNKMAQNLQLKIQQLEDLSRMQRRFVSDVSHELRTPLTTVRMAADVIHDARVDFDPMTARSAELLADQLDRFETLLADLLEISRFDAGAAALEADAIDLREVVRRVVSGAEPLAERKGSPIRIVGDAQPVIAEADARRVERVLRNLVVNAVEHGDGKEVVVKLAAAGGAVAIAVRDYGVGLKPGEATRVFSRFWRADPARARTTGGTGLGLSIALEDARLHGGWLQAWGEPGGGSQFRLTLPRTADEPLRGSPIPLEPKDSRRNRGLGEAGLPSGDGGKRATVPAQSTGGHAPPPMPPRTSMESRMAGVSPPADPTALPGNGARVVPRPAGAVRRPEGTPAAGGERTAEDRGEHEELGQYEGPGRQGETFRGR; this is encoded by the coding sequence GTGTCCAGGGACAGTGCCGCTTCGGCGCCCGGACAGCCGGGGAACCGCGCGGAGCGGCCTGTCGGCCGGACCATGACGGGCTCCCGCTGGGAGCGCTTCACGGCGGGCGGGCTGCTCCAGGGCGGAGTTAAGGGCAGCCCGGTGCTCCGGCTGTTCATACGCTGGGTGCGCCGTCCGCTGCTGCCCGTGATGCGGCTGTGGCGGCGCAACATCCAGCTCAAGATCGTCGTCACGACGCTCCTGATGTCGCTGGGCGTCGTCCTGCTGCTCGGGTTCGTCGTGATCGGGCAGGTGCGCAACGGTCTGCTGGACGCCAAGGTGAGGGCCTCGCAGAGCCAGGCGACCGGCGGTTTCTCGGTGGCCAAGCAGAAGGCGGACGCGACCGCCACGGCCAATGGCGGTGACGCCGGGTCCGGCCCGGACGACCGCCCCTCCAAGAACGTCAGCCAGTGGATGAGCGACCTCGTGGTGTCCCTCTCCAGCGGTGGCCAGGGTGCCTTCGACGTGGTGACGCTCAGTTCCGGCGCGGCCGGTTCCGGTGGGGCCGGCCTCGGGCCGCGCTCCTCGGGCGACGTCGATCCGACGCTGAGCGTGCCGGAGAACCTGCGGACCCGCGTCGACAGCAGCACGCTCGCGGCCCAGAGCTACACCCGGGTCGTCTACAAGGACGGCAGCCAGTCGCAGCCCGCGCTGGTCGTCGGCAAGCAGGTCAACGATCCCAACGGAGACCCGTACCAGCTGTACTACCTCTTCCCGCTGACGCAGGAGGAGAAGTCGCTGAGCCTGGTCAAGGGGACGCTCGCGACGGCCGGGCTGTTCGTCGTGGTGCTGCTGGGGGCCATCGCCTGGCTCGTGGTGCGCCAGGTCGTCACGCCGGTGCGGATGGCGGCGGGGATCGCCGAGCGGCTGTCCGCCGGGCATCTGCAGGAACGTATGAAGGTCACCGGCGAGGACGACATCGCGCGGCTCGGCGAGGCCTTCAACAAGATGGCGCAGAACCTCCAGCTGAAGATCCAGCAGTTGGAGGACCTGTCGCGGATGCAGCGCCGCTTCGTGTCGGACGTGTCGCACGAACTACGGACGCCGCTGACGACCGTGCGGATGGCGGCCGACGTCATCCATGACGCGCGCGTGGACTTCGATCCGATGACCGCCCGGTCGGCCGAACTGCTCGCCGATCAGCTGGACCGGTTCGAGACGCTGCTCGCGGACCTGCTGGAGATCAGCCGGTTCGACGCGGGCGCGGCGGCGCTGGAGGCCGACGCGATCGACCTCCGTGAGGTCGTACGCAGGGTGGTCAGCGGTGCCGAGCCGCTCGCAGAGCGCAAGGGATCCCCGATCCGGATCGTCGGCGACGCCCAGCCCGTGATCGCCGAGGCGGACGCCCGCCGGGTGGAGCGGGTGCTCCGCAACCTCGTCGTCAACGCCGTGGAGCACGGCGACGGCAAGGAGGTCGTGGTCAAGCTGGCCGCCGCGGGCGGAGCGGTCGCCATCGCGGTGCGCGACTACGGAGTGGGTCTCAAGCCGGGCGAGGCGACCCGGGTCTTCAGCCGCTTCTGGCGCGCGGACCCGGCGCGTGCGCGGACCACCGGCGGCACCGGGCTCGGACTGTCGATCGCCCTGGAGGACGCCCGGCTGCACGGCGGCTGGCTCCAGGCGTGGGGCGAACCGGGCGGTGGTTCGCAGTTCCGGCTGACGCTGCCGCGGACGGCGGACGAGCCGCTGCGGGGGTCACCGATACCCCTGGAGCCCAAGGACTCGCGGCGCAACCGCGGACTCGGCGAGGCGGGACTGCCGTCCGGCGACGGCGGGAAACGCGCCACCGTTCCGGCACAGTCCACAGGCGGACACGCGCCGCCCCCGATGCCGCCGCGCACGTCCATGGAGTCGCGCATGGCCGGGGTGTCGCCCCCGGCCGACCCGACGGCGCTGCCGGGCAACGGCGCGCGCGTCGTGCCGCGGCCCGCGGGGGCCGTCCGGCGGCCGGAGGGAACGCCCGCGGCGGGTGGGGAGCGGACCGCGGAGGACCGCGGCGAGCACGAGGAGCTCGGGCAGTACGAGGGGCCCGGACGGCAAGGGGAGACATTTCGTGGGCGCTGA
- a CDS encoding LpqB family beta-propeller domain-containing protein gives MGADREGSGRLRPVRVGVYLGCGALLLTGCASMPDSGDLRGVESTPRQDSQVRVFALPPRDDARPAEIVQGFLEALTSDDAQYKTALKYLTTAARKTWDPFSSTTVLTDGPDARPEQRVNDQGGDNTYAYVLAGTKVATVNDQHAYAPDSAAYRATVHLTRQKDTKQWRIDGLPQGVVMGNSDFQRNYVSVNKYYFASNMPTGSGGQPATVADPVYVREKVDPMTEMVRALLKGPTRWLDPVVTSSFPTGTELKEGVTSLSPDDRNKVTVPLNHRADQVSDTQCDKMAAQLLLTFRDLTPTGVDEVELQRSNGSRLCDLSEDRAEIIAAHRTTEHPGYEYFIDGKQRLVRLSSGNGGKDPEPVPGALGEGDRKLRSAAVARDEESAAGVSADGSSLYVGSFVSGASLGDAVLHSQGRTVQDRLTTPSWDARGDLWVADRDPAHPRLLLLEKGGGEPLQVSTPRLDGRIKAVRVAADGVRIALIVEKDGKSSLQIGRIDRDIESGQRPSVSVFELHSVAPQLEEVTAMSWAGDSRLVVVGRESEGVLQMRYVQVDGSTPVGAAPSALTGVKEIAASEDERLPLVAHSEEDGIVRLSSGEQWQKVVKNGTAPVYPG, from the coding sequence GTGGGCGCTGACCGGGAGGGGAGCGGCAGGCTGCGTCCCGTACGCGTGGGGGTGTACCTCGGCTGTGGTGCGCTGCTGCTGACGGGATGCGCGTCGATGCCGGACAGCGGTGACCTGCGGGGTGTCGAGTCCACGCCGAGGCAGGACTCACAGGTCCGCGTCTTCGCGCTGCCGCCGCGCGACGACGCCCGGCCCGCCGAGATCGTGCAGGGGTTCCTGGAGGCGCTGACCAGTGACGACGCGCAGTACAAGACGGCGCTCAAGTATCTGACGACGGCCGCGCGCAAGACCTGGGACCCGTTCAGCTCCACGACCGTCCTCACCGACGGGCCCGACGCCCGGCCCGAGCAGCGGGTGAACGACCAGGGCGGCGACAACACCTACGCGTACGTGCTGGCCGGGACGAAGGTCGCCACGGTCAACGACCAGCACGCGTACGCGCCGGACTCGGCCGCGTACCGCGCGACGGTCCACCTCACGCGGCAGAAGGACACCAAGCAGTGGCGCATCGACGGACTGCCGCAGGGCGTCGTGATGGGCAACTCCGACTTCCAGCGCAACTACGTGTCCGTCAACAAGTACTACTTCGCGTCGAACATGCCTACGGGGTCGGGCGGGCAGCCGGCGACCGTCGCGGATCCGGTCTACGTGCGCGAGAAGGTCGACCCGATGACGGAGATGGTCCGGGCGCTGCTGAAGGGACCCACGCGCTGGCTCGATCCGGTGGTGACGTCGAGCTTCCCGACCGGTACCGAACTGAAGGAGGGCGTCACCTCGCTGTCGCCCGACGACCGCAACAAGGTGACGGTCCCGCTGAACCACCGGGCCGACCAGGTCAGTGACACCCAGTGCGACAAGATGGCCGCCCAGCTCCTGCTCACCTTCCGGGATCTGACGCCCACCGGGGTCGACGAGGTGGAGCTGCAGCGGTCGAACGGTTCACGGCTGTGCGATCTCAGTGAGGACCGCGCCGAGATCATCGCCGCGCACCGTACGACCGAACACCCCGGCTACGAGTACTTCATCGACGGCAAGCAGCGCCTCGTACGGCTGTCCAGCGGCAACGGCGGCAAGGACCCCGAGCCGGTACCCGGCGCGCTGGGCGAGGGCGACAGGAAGCTGCGGTCCGCCGCGGTGGCGCGGGACGAGGAGAGCGCGGCGGGTGTGTCGGCGGACGGGAGTTCGCTGTACGTGGGGTCCTTCGTGTCGGGCGCCTCGCTCGGGGACGCGGTGCTCCACAGCCAGGGCAGGACGGTGCAGGACCGGCTGACGACGCCCAGTTGGGACGCGCGCGGCGACCTGTGGGTGGCGGACCGCGACCCCGCGCACCCCCGGTTGCTGCTGCTGGAGAAGGGCGGGGGCGAACCGCTGCAGGTCTCGACGCCCAGACTCGACGGGCGTATCAAGGCGGTCCGGGTGGCCGCGGACGGGGTGCGGATCGCGCTGATCGTCGAGAAGGACGGCAAGAGTTCCCTGCAGATCGGGCGTATCGACCGGGACATCGAGTCCGGTCAGCGGCCCAGCGTCTCGGTCTTCGAACTGCACTCGGTCGCACCGCAGTTGGAGGAGGTCACGGCCATGTCCTGGGCCGGGGACAGCCGGCTCGTGGTGGTCGGGCGGGAGTCCGAGGGGGTGCTGCAGATGCGGTACGTCCAGGTCGACGGGTCCACTCCGGTCGGCGCCGCGCCCTCCGCGCTGACGGGCGTGAAGGAGATCGCCGCGTCCGAGGACGAGCGGCTGCCGCTGGTGGCGCACTCGGAGGAGGACGGGATCGTGCGGCTGTCCTCCGGGGAGCAGTGGCAGAAGGTCGTCAAGAACGGCACGGCGCCGGTGTACCCCGGGTAG
- a CDS encoding ComF family protein codes for MRAWWQDLTDLVLPAECGGCGRPRTVLCPECRAALSGAAPRRVRPDPAPRGLPVVHAAAPYEDEVRAALLAHKERGVLTLATPLGTALAGAVRAALGHRRLPAPLPHGAGSDGPLKGKGGPPAPGGGRGPVLLIPVPSSRRSVRARGHDPARRIALAAAGELRRAGAPVRVLAVLRQRRVVADQAGLNSRQRMSNLAGALEVATGGGRLLAGAGRVVLVDDLMTTGASLAEAARAVRVAMTDVEAYRTEPGEATGERIRRRAGKRMTEATEEREDRKPAAPERTDRSGAGVLIRAAVVAASPDGFEINRN; via the coding sequence ATGCGGGCGTGGTGGCAGGACCTCACCGACCTGGTGCTGCCGGCCGAGTGCGGAGGCTGCGGGAGACCTCGCACGGTGCTCTGCCCGGAGTGCCGTGCAGCCCTGAGCGGCGCCGCGCCGCGCCGGGTGCGCCCGGATCCGGCTCCGCGCGGGCTGCCGGTCGTGCACGCGGCGGCCCCGTACGAGGACGAGGTGCGCGCGGCACTCCTCGCGCACAAGGAACGGGGGGTACTGACACTGGCGACACCACTGGGAACGGCCCTGGCGGGGGCTGTGAGGGCGGCTCTGGGACACCGGCGCCTCCCGGCCCCGCTCCCGCACGGGGCGGGCTCGGACGGGCCCCTGAAGGGGAAGGGCGGACCGCCGGCGCCCGGCGGCGGGCGGGGCCCCGTGCTGCTGATTCCGGTGCCCTCCTCGCGGCGGTCGGTGCGGGCGCGCGGTCACGACCCGGCACGCCGGATCGCCCTCGCCGCCGCCGGGGAGCTGCGGCGCGCGGGAGCGCCGGTCCGGGTGCTGGCGGTACTGCGGCAGCGACGTGTCGTGGCCGACCAGGCGGGCCTCAACTCCCGCCAGCGGATGAGCAATCTCGCGGGTGCGCTGGAGGTCGCCACCGGCGGCGGCCGGCTGCTCGCGGGCGCCGGACGGGTGGTGCTGGTGGACGACCTGATGACGACGGGAGCCTCCCTGGCGGAGGCGGCGCGCGCCGTACGGGTGGCGATGACGGACGTCGAGGCATACAGGACGGAACCCGGGGAAGCAACGGGGGAACGGATCAGGAGACGAGCGGGGAAACGGATGACCGAGGCAACGGAAGAGCGCGAGGACCGGAAACCGGCAGCCCCCGAAAGGACGGACAGAAGTGGAGCCGGCGTCTTGATCCGCGCGGCCGTGGTCGCCGCTTCACCGGATGGTTTCGAAATCAACCGGAACTGA
- the hpf gene encoding ribosome hibernation-promoting factor, HPF/YfiA family — protein MDIVVKGRKTEVPERFRKHVAEKLKLEKIQKLDGKVISLDVEVSKEPNPRQADRCDRVEITLRSRGPVIRAEAAASDPYAALDLAADKLEARLRKQHDKRYTRRGNGRLSAAEVADHVPGAATLNGNGTVVREDEPDGVPTKKIGSLEVMGEGPLVVREKTHVAAPMTLDQALYEMELVGHDFYLFVDSETKEPSVVYRRHAYDYGVIHLSTDPMVTQAGSDAPGGALGG, from the coding sequence GTGGACATCGTCGTCAAGGGCCGCAAGACCGAGGTGCCAGAGCGGTTCCGCAAGCACGTGGCCGAGAAGCTGAAGCTGGAGAAGATCCAGAAGCTCGATGGCAAGGTGATCAGCCTCGACGTCGAGGTGTCCAAGGAGCCCAACCCCCGGCAGGCCGACCGTTGTGACCGAGTGGAGATCACGCTCCGCTCCCGCGGTCCGGTGATCCGGGCGGAGGCGGCGGCGAGCGACCCGTACGCAGCACTCGACCTGGCGGCGGACAAGCTCGAAGCCCGGCTGCGCAAGCAGCACGACAAGCGCTACACCCGCCGTGGCAACGGCCGGCTCTCGGCAGCCGAGGTCGCCGACCACGTCCCGGGCGCCGCGACTCTGAACGGGAACGGGACGGTCGTCCGCGAGGACGAGCCCGACGGCGTGCCGACCAAGAAGATCGGCTCCCTGGAGGTCATGGGAGAAGGGCCCCTCGTCGTCCGGGAGAAGACCCACGTGGCCGCCCCGATGACGCTCGACCAGGCGCTCTACGAGATGGAGCTGGTCGGGCACGACTTCTATCTGTTCGTCGACTCCGAGACCAAGGAGCCGAGTGTCGTCTATCGGCGGCACGCGTACGACTACGGCGTGATCCACCTCAGTACGGACCCGATGGTCACCCAGGCCGGATCGGACGCGCCGGGTGGTGCGCTCGGCGGCTAG
- a CDS encoding response regulator, protein MADSFGPMRVEDADGGAGMGPDAGASRKEPIRVLVVDDHALFRRGLEIVLAAEEDIQVVGEAGDGAEAVDKAADLLPDIVLMDVRMPKRGGIEACTSIKEVAPSAKIIMLTISDEEADLYDAIKAGATGYLLKEISTDEVATAIRAVADGQSQISPSMASKLLTEFKSMIQRTDERRLVPAPRLTDRELEVLKLVATGMNNRDIAKELFISENTVKNHVRNILEKLQLHSRMEAVVYAMREKILEIR, encoded by the coding sequence ATGGCGGACAGCTTCGGACCGATGCGTGTCGAGGATGCCGACGGCGGGGCCGGCATGGGCCCGGACGCGGGTGCCTCACGCAAGGAGCCCATCCGTGTCCTCGTCGTGGACGACCACGCCCTCTTCCGCCGCGGTCTGGAGATCGTGCTCGCGGCCGAGGAGGACATCCAGGTCGTCGGCGAGGCGGGCGACGGGGCGGAGGCGGTCGACAAGGCGGCCGACCTGCTCCCGGACATCGTCCTGATGGACGTACGCATGCCGAAACGGGGCGGCATCGAGGCGTGCACCTCCATCAAGGAGGTGGCCCCCAGCGCGAAGATCATCATGCTGACGATCAGCGACGAGGAGGCCGACCTCTACGACGCGATCAAGGCCGGTGCGACCGGATACCTCCTCAAGGAGATCTCCACCGACGAGGTGGCCACGGCCATTCGTGCGGTGGCCGACGGACAGTCGCAGATCAGCCCTTCGATGGCGTCGAAACTCCTCACCGAGTTCAAGTCGATGATCCAGCGGACCGACGAGCGCCGGCTGGTGCCCGCGCCGCGGCTCACCGATCGTGAACTGGAAGTCCTCAAGCTCGTGGCGACCGGAATGAACAACCGGGACATCGCCAAGGAGTTGTTCATCTCCGAGAACACGGTGAAGAACCACGTGCGCAACATCCTGGAGAAGCTGCAGCTGCACTCCAGGATGGAAGCGGTGGTGTACGCGATGCGGGAGAAGATCCTCGAGATCCGCTGA
- a CDS encoding winged helix-turn-helix domain-containing protein, which yields MTSLPRPATDLSADEARRIALRAQGFLGAPDRRSGVRGVLRHLGAVQLDTISVLARSHELIPYARLGAVGRRTVDEAYWTPAAAGAPHAFEYWSHAACILPIEEWPHFAFRRRAYRARPHWNHDLPDGVYEQVVKQLRTEGPLTATDLGGAKRTSEWWDWSGTKVAVERALMYGEVVCTERRGWKRVYDLAERAVPDALLHDELDDAECLRRLVGLAGRSLGVGTRADIADYHRLKGEQVDAVIADSGLVPVTVEGWGKPAWADPAALETSPRGRHRTTLLSPFDSLVWERARTERIFGFTHRLEAYTPKPKRIHGYFAMPVLAGGRLVGRVDPAREGRTLVAKQVTVDGAKAVPAVAQALVEAASWVDCTNVRVERVDAPELRDPLTRELTRALG from the coding sequence ATGACGAGTCTCCCGCGTCCCGCCACCGACCTCTCCGCCGACGAGGCCCGCCGCATCGCCCTGCGCGCCCAGGGTTTCCTGGGCGCCCCGGACCGCAGGTCCGGCGTCCGCGGCGTCCTGCGGCACCTGGGCGCGGTCCAGCTCGACACGATCTCGGTCCTCGCCCGCTCCCACGAGCTCATCCCGTACGCCCGGCTGGGCGCGGTGGGCCGCAGGACGGTGGACGAGGCGTACTGGACCCCGGCCGCCGCCGGCGCGCCGCACGCCTTCGAGTACTGGTCCCACGCGGCCTGCATCCTGCCCATCGAGGAGTGGCCCCACTTCGCCTTCCGCCGCCGCGCGTACCGCGCCCGCCCGCACTGGAACCACGACCTGCCGGACGGTGTCTACGAGCAGGTCGTCAAGCAGCTCCGTACCGAAGGCCCCCTCACGGCCACGGACTTGGGCGGCGCGAAGAGGACCAGCGAGTGGTGGGACTGGTCGGGCACGAAGGTCGCCGTGGAGCGCGCGCTGATGTACGGCGAGGTGGTGTGCACCGAGCGCCGCGGCTGGAAGCGGGTCTACGACCTCGCGGAGCGCGCCGTGCCCGACGCCCTGCTCCACGACGAGCTGGACGACGCGGAGTGCCTGCGCCGTCTGGTCGGCCTGGCGGGCCGTTCCCTGGGTGTCGGCACCCGCGCGGACATCGCCGACTACCACCGCCTCAAGGGCGAGCAGGTCGACGCGGTGATCGCGGACTCGGGGCTGGTGCCGGTGACCGTGGAGGGCTGGGGCAAACCGGCGTGGGCCGATCCGGCGGCCCTGGAGACATCCCCGCGCGGCCGTCACCGTACGACGCTCCTGTCGCCGTTCGACTCACTCGTCTGGGAGCGGGCCCGGACGGAGCGCATCTTCGGCTTCACCCACCGCCTGGAGGCGTACACCCCCAAGCCGAAGCGGATCCACGGCTATTTCGCGATGCCGGTCCTGGCCGGCGGCCGGCTCGTCGGCCGGGTGGATCCCGCCCGGGAGGGGCGCACCCTGGTCGCCAAGCAGGTGACCGTGGACGGCGCCAAGGCGGTCCCCGCGGTGGCCCAGGCCCTGGTGGAGGCGGCGAGCTGGGTGGACTGCACGAACGTGCGCGTGGAGCGGGTGGACGCGCCCGAGCTGCGCGACCCGCTGACGAGAGAGCTGACGCGCGCCCTCGGATGA
- a CDS encoding GNAT family N-acetyltransferase — protein MDPVTLTTDRLLLRTVGAHDTDAVFDAVQDADIQRWTTIPSPYLREHAEGFTGQMVPEGWADGSMFTFGVFLPSGELVGMLGITMRSLGVGEVGFWAAKQHRGNGYLTEATVAASRWAFTSLAVDRVEWRAEVGNRASRGVAERAGFTVEGTLRSALNNKGVRRDCWIGSLLPSDLGLPSTAPYLPAPPDPSDT, from the coding sequence ATGGACCCCGTCACGCTCACCACCGACCGCCTGCTCCTGCGCACCGTGGGCGCGCACGACACCGACGCCGTGTTCGACGCCGTCCAGGATGCCGACATCCAGCGCTGGACCACCATCCCCTCGCCCTACCTCCGCGAGCACGCGGAGGGGTTCACGGGCCAGATGGTGCCCGAGGGCTGGGCCGACGGCTCCATGTTCACCTTCGGCGTCTTCCTCCCCTCCGGCGAGCTGGTGGGCATGCTCGGCATCACGATGCGCTCCCTGGGCGTCGGCGAGGTCGGGTTCTGGGCCGCGAAGCAGCACCGCGGCAACGGCTACCTCACCGAGGCCACCGTCGCCGCCTCCCGCTGGGCGTTCACCAGCCTCGCCGTCGACCGTGTCGAATGGCGCGCCGAGGTCGGCAACCGCGCCTCGCGCGGCGTGGCCGAACGCGCCGGCTTCACCGTGGAGGGCACCCTCCGCTCCGCCCTCAACAACAAGGGCGTACGCCGGGACTGCTGGATCGGCTCCCTGCTCCCCTCGGACCTGGGCCTGCCCTCGACGGCGCCGTACCTCCCGGCACCCCCCGACCCCTCGGACACCTGA